A genomic segment from Solenopsis invicta isolate M01_SB chromosome 5, UNIL_Sinv_3.0, whole genome shotgun sequence encodes:
- the LOC113005951 gene encoding uncharacterized protein LOC113005951: MEIISGKRKGSYLYVYEGYTYNIDKRYNYIYRCAERRSTACKGVLIKENEKFILDCKHNHSSEPYIADIFNLKKEMIQMCKETTMTNKEIFDTVSRKNPKAAAFISYNAMRNQLSREKIKMRPSLPTNVYELDSLLRGYEPTINIYKGCVISEDNKCSYMFTTDKLLKILEKCSEIFIDVTFSVVPRVPSFAQLFSLHVRYIDKIF, encoded by the exons atggaaataatatcTGGGAAAAGAAAGGGCAgttatttgtatgtatatgagggatatacatataatattgataaaagatACAATTACATATATCGTTGTGCAGAAAGACGTAGTACAGCATGCAAAGGTGTgctaattaaagaaaatgaaaagtttattttagatTGTAAACACAACCATTCAAGCGAGCCTTATATAgctgacatttttaatttaaaaaaagaaatgattcaAATGTGCAAAGAAACCACTATgacaaacaaagaaatatttgatactGTTTCTCGAAAAAATCCAAAAGCTGCagcttttatttcatataatgcTATGAGAAATCAGTTATCAagagaaaaaatcaaaatgcgTCCTTCATTACCTACAAACGTGTATGAGCTTGACAGTTTGCTTCGAGGTTATGAAcctacaataaatatttataaaggcTGTGTTATATCTGAAGATAACAAATGTTCCTACATGTTTACCACTGATAAGCttctaaaaatattagagaaatgttctgaaatttttattgatgttaCATTTTCT gTTGTACCTAGAGTACCAAGCTTT
- the LOC113002643 gene encoding uncharacterized protein LOC113002643 isoform X1: MLKKMHTIHPNFWTFLDNISKLIMDQEINYNRLINGLQLSRDRNPFNESKNKKIEKAQYYLSSGIYSLKEFLQLFSKENLRKQQRIALLIDDDNEMEICADLYKEGDVDAVSNANVENMEIKSIGIENQTIDYLHTIENNPNELEDTKKEYQKCQVVIQKLNVQTKTKRQQKRKPLFTINSNNTNIPAKSIKY, encoded by the exons atgttgaaaaaaatgcaTACGATTCATCCAAATTTTTGGACATTCTTAG ataatatttccaaattaattatgGATCAGGAAATTAATTATAACCGTTTAATAAATGGCCTACAATTATCAAGGGATCGTAATCCGTTTAACgagtctaaaaataaaaaaattgaaaaagcacaatattatttatccaGTGGTATCTATTCATTGAAAGAATTTTTGCAGTTATTTAGTAAGGAAAATTTACGTAAGCAACAAAGAATAGCATTATTGATAG atgatgataatgaaatgGAGATTTGTGCTGACTTATATAAAGAAGGTGATGTCGATGCAG tttcaaatGCTAATGTTGAAAATATGGAAATCAAATCAATTGGAATTGAAAATCAAACTATTGATTATTTACATACTATTGAAAATAATCCAAATGAACTTGAAG ATACTAAAAAGGAATATCAAAAATGCCAAGTCGTTATTCAGAAGCTAAACGTACAAACCAAGACAAAACGCCAACAGAAACGAAAACCGTTATTTACTATTAA TTCTAATAACACAAATATTCCAGCCAAatcgattaaatattaa
- the LOC113002643 gene encoding uncharacterized protein LOC113002643 isoform X3, with protein sequence MLKKMHTIHPNFWTFLDNISKLIMDQEINYNRLINGLQLSRDRNPFNESKNKKIEKAQYYLSSGIYSLKEFLQLFSKENLRKQQRIALLIDDDNEMEICADLYKEGDVDADTKKEYQKCQVVIQKLNVQTKTKRQQKRKPLFTINSNNTNIPAKSIKY encoded by the exons atgttgaaaaaaatgcaTACGATTCATCCAAATTTTTGGACATTCTTAG ataatatttccaaattaattatgGATCAGGAAATTAATTATAACCGTTTAATAAATGGCCTACAATTATCAAGGGATCGTAATCCGTTTAACgagtctaaaaataaaaaaattgaaaaagcacaatattatttatccaGTGGTATCTATTCATTGAAAGAATTTTTGCAGTTATTTAGTAAGGAAAATTTACGTAAGCAACAAAGAATAGCATTATTGATAG atgatgataatgaaatgGAGATTTGTGCTGACTTATATAAAGAAGGTGATGTCGATGCAG ATACTAAAAAGGAATATCAAAAATGCCAAGTCGTTATTCAGAAGCTAAACGTACAAACCAAGACAAAACGCCAACAGAAACGAAAACCGTTATTTACTATTAA TTCTAATAACACAAATATTCCAGCCAAatcgattaaatattaa
- the LOC113002643 gene encoding uncharacterized protein LOC113002643 isoform X2 has translation MDQEINYNRLINGLQLSRDRNPFNESKNKKIEKAQYYLSSGIYSLKEFLQLFSKENLRKQQRIALLIDDDNEMEICADLYKEGDVDAVSNANVENMEIKSIGIENQTIDYLHTIENNPNELEDTKKEYQKCQVVIQKLNVQTKTKRQQKRKPLFTINSNNTNIPAKSIKY, from the exons atgGATCAGGAAATTAATTATAACCGTTTAATAAATGGCCTACAATTATCAAGGGATCGTAATCCGTTTAACgagtctaaaaataaaaaaattgaaaaagcacaatattatttatccaGTGGTATCTATTCATTGAAAGAATTTTTGCAGTTATTTAGTAAGGAAAATTTACGTAAGCAACAAAGAATAGCATTATTGATAG atgatgataatgaaatgGAGATTTGTGCTGACTTATATAAAGAAGGTGATGTCGATGCAG tttcaaatGCTAATGTTGAAAATATGGAAATCAAATCAATTGGAATTGAAAATCAAACTATTGATTATTTACATACTATTGAAAATAATCCAAATGAACTTGAAG ATACTAAAAAGGAATATCAAAAATGCCAAGTCGTTATTCAGAAGCTAAACGTACAAACCAAGACAAAACGCCAACAGAAACGAAAACCGTTATTTACTATTAA TTCTAATAACACAAATATTCCAGCCAAatcgattaaatattaa